The nucleotide sequence GCGGTCCAGATTGCCCGTGGGCTCGTCCGCCAGCACGCAGGCCGGCCGCGTGACCAGGGCGCGCGCCAGGGCCACGCGCTGCCGTTCGCCGCCGGACAGCTGGCCGGGAAAATGCAGGGCGCGTGCGGCCAGGCCCACCTGATCGAGCACCGACTGCGCCTGCTTGCGCGCGCCTTCCCGGTCCATGCGGCGCACGATCAACGGCATCGCGACGTTGTCCAGGGCGGAAAACTCGGGCAACAGGTGATGGAACTGGTAAACGAAGCCCAGGCTGCGATTGCGCAGCGTGCTCTTGGCGCCTTCGGTCAATCCCGAAGCATCCACGCCATCGACGGTCACGCTGCCATGCGTCGGCACATCGAGCAGGCCCAGGATGTGCAGCAGCGTACTTTTGCCCGAGCCGGACGCCCCGACGATGGCGAGCATTTCGCCGCGGTGTATCGACACGCTGACGTCGCGCAGGACTTCGATGCGCGCGGGGCCTTCGTCGTAGACCTTGGTCAGGTTTTCCGCGTGCAGCGCGAGATCAGTCATGGCGCAACACCTGGGCCGGTTGCAGGCGCGACGCGCGCCAGCTGGGATACAGCGTGGCCAGCAACGACAGCACCAGGGAAGTGACGGCGATGGTAACGATGTCGGCCATCTCCGGATCGGAAGGCAGCTCGCTGATGAAATAGATCTGGCGCGGCAGGAAATGGATGCCCAGCAGACGCTCGATGAACGGCACGATGGTCTCGATGTTGTAGGCGATCAGCATGCCGCCCGCCACGCCCAGCAGCGTGCCCACCACGCCGATCAGCGCGCCTTGCACCAGGAAGATGCGCGCGACCTCGCCAGGATTGGCGCCCAGGGTGCGCAGGATGGCGATGTCCGACTGCTTGTCCTTCACGGCCATGACCAGCGAGGACAGCAGATTGAAGGCGGCCACGGCAACGATCAGGGCCAGGATCAGGAACATCATGCGCTTTTCCGTCTGCACGGCGGCGAACCAGGTGCGGTTGTTGCGCGTCCAGTCGCTGGCCATGACGTACGGGGGCAGTTCGCGGGATAGCTGGGCCGCCACCTGCGGCGCGCGCTGCATGTCGTCGATGCGCAGGCGGACGCCAGCGGTACCGCTGTCGCGGAATACCTTGGCGGCGTCCTCGTCGTCGACGAAGGCCAGCGACGAATCGTATTCATAGTGCCCGGAGGAGAACACGCCCACCACGGTGAACTGGCGCATGCGCGGCGCGAAGCCGGCCGGACTGATCGAGGCCTGCGGGGCGAGCAGCAGGACGGTGTCGCCTACCTGCAACCCCAGGTCGGAAGCCAGGTCGCGGCCCAGCACGATGCCGAAGGATCCGGCTTTCAGATCGTCCAGCTTGCCGGCCACCATCTGCCGCGGAATATCGGATACGCGGCCCTCGGTTTGCGGGTCGATGCCGCGTACCTGCACGCCGCGCAAGGCCTCGCCCCGTACCAGCATGCCCTGGGCTGCGACAAAGGGCGCGGCGGCGCGCACCTCTTTATTGCGCTCGGCCGCCTGGGCGAGCGCCTGCCACTGGCTCAGGATGTGGTCCGGGTTGCCGCCCGGCACGTACAGCTCGATGTGCGGCAGCACGGAGAGCATGCGGTCGCGCACGTCCTTCTGGAAGCCGTTCATCACCGACAGCACGATGATGAGCGCGGCCACGCCCAAGGCGATGCCGGCCATCGAACTGGCGGCAATGAAAGAGATGAACCGGTCGCGGCGGCCGCGACGCTGGCGGATGCGGGCCATGCCCGCGTAGCGGGCGCCTATCCACAATTCGTAAGGTATTTTCAGCACCCGCGCATTATGGCATTAACGGACTTGCAGCGATGCGGGGCGCCGGCGCACTACAATCCCGGCCATGCAAATCGTCCTACCCGGCGCGCTGCCCCCCAGCGCGCCCATCGCCGCGGAACTGGCAAAGCGGCTGCCCACGGCGGCCCCGACCTTGTATGCCTGGATGCGCCTGGGCCAGGGACGCCAGACGCCGTTCGAACCCCATGAGCACGGCTGTACCCCCTACGAGGCCTGGCAACTGGAGCAGGCCGGGTTCCGCCCGCCCGCCGGCCAAGCGCTGGGCGCCGGCCTGGGGCCATTGCGCGCGGACGCGCCGGCCATCGAGCCTGAGCAATCGGGGACCGCGACGCGGCGCCCCGGCCCGCCTCCGGCCGGGGCGTCGATCGACCCGGCCGCGCCGGTGTGGGTGGCCGACCTGGCCCATATCGCACTGGGCACCGACCGTGCCAGCCTGGTGCCGGCGGAAGCCCTGGACCTGACCGAGGACGAAGGCGCGGCGCTCTTCGATGCGGCGCGCCCGCTGTTCGACGGCACGCCCTTCGGCGCCGCCGTCGTGCGCCCCTACCGGTGGCGGGTCAGCGTGCCGGACGGCATCGTGCTGCGCACCGCCAGCCCCGCGGCCGTCGCGGGGCAACCGTTGAACGCCTGGTGGAGCCAGGACGCCTCGGCCCGCCCGTGGCGCCGGCTGCTCAATGAAATACAGATGGCCTGGCATGAGCACCCGGTGAACGCCGCACGCGCCGCGCGCGGCCAACTGCCCGCCAACGGCCTGTGGCTGTACGGTGGCGCGGCGCCGTGGCCCCGTCCCGCCACCCGGGCGGCGCTTCCGCATATCGCGGACGACCTGCTCGCCGCCTTCCAGGCGGAAGACTGGGGTTCCTGGCTGCGGTCGCTGGAGCGCCTGGACGCCCAGGCATTGAAACCCCGCGCCGACGACAAGGGTCGCCCGCGCGAGCGCCTGACACTGACCCTGCTGGGCCGCGACCGGCGCGCCACGCTCGACCTGCAGCCCCGCGGCCCGCTGCTGCGCTGGCTGCCGGCCCGCGAACATTCCTGGAGGACCTGGTGGTCTCCCCCCGCCTGACCATACGCAGCGGCGATGCCGCCGCGCGCCGCGTGCTGGAAGCCGCGGGCATCCATCCCCTGCTGGCGCGGCTGTGGGCCGCGCGCGGTGTGGTCCATCCCGACCAGACGCGCCTGTCCTGGCCGGCCATGCTGCCGCCCGCCCACCTGACCTGCGCGGACCGCGCGGCCGCCATCCTGGCGGATGCCATCCAGCGCGGCCTGCGCCTGCTGATCGTCGCCGATTACGATTGCGACGGCGCCACCGCTTGCGCCGTCGGTCTGCGCGCCTTGCGCGCCATGGGCGCCATCGTCGACTTCCTGGTCCCCAACCGCTTCGAGACCGGCTACGGCCTGTCTCCCGCCGTGGTCGAACTCGCCTGCCGTCATCCGGCCGGCAAGCCGGACCTGATCGTTACCGTGGACAACGGCATCGCCAGCGTCGACGGCGTGGCCAGCGCCAATGCCGCCGGGATAGGTGTCCTCATCACCGACCATCACCTGCCCGGCGACCGCCTGCCGGATGCCCTGGCCATCGTCAACCCGAACCAGCCCGGTTGCGGCTTTCCGTCCAAGAACCTGGCTGGCGTCGGTGTCATCTTCTACCTGATGCTGGCCTTGCGGGCCGAACTGCGGCGGCGCGGCGTCTACCCGGCGGACGGCGGTCCGCGGCTGGATGCCCTGTCCGACCTGGTCGCGCTGGGCACGGTCGCCGACGTGGTCAAGCTGGATGCCAACAACCGCCTGCTGGTCACCCAGGGATTGCAGCGGATACGCAGTGGCCGCATGCAGCCGGGCTTGCGCGCGCTGTATGCGGTGGCCGCCCGCGAGCCTCGCACGGCCAGCGCCTTCGACCTGGGTTTCGCGCTGGGCCCGCGCATCAATGCCGCCGGGCGCCTGTCGGACATGAGCCTGGGCATCGCCTGCCTGACCACCGATGACGAAGCCCAGGCCCTGGAGATCGCCCGCGAGCTCGATACGATCAACCGCGACCGCCGCAGCATCGAGGCCACGATGCGGGAACAGGCCATGGCGGCCATGCAGGACGCCCGCGACATCGCCGGCGCCACCGTCTGCGTCTACGACGACAGCTGGCATCAAGGGGTCGTGGGCCTGGTGGCATCGCGGCTAAAGGACCAATTCTGGCGCCCCACCCTGGCCTTCGCGCCGGCGGGCGAGGACGAATTGCGCGGCTCGGGACGCTCCATACCCGATGTGCACCTGCGCGACGTCCTGGACCTGGTCTCCAAGCGGGATCCGACGCTTATCCGCAAATTCGGCGGCCACGCCATGGCGGCGGGATTGACGGTGGGAAGAAGCGATTTCCCGCGCTTCGCCCCCGCCTTCGAGGCGGCGGTGCGCGAGCTGACCGGCCGGGACAATTTCGAGCCGATACTGGAAACCGACGGTTCGCTGGAATCCGGCTATGCCAATGCCGACGTGGCCGGCTTGCTGCAGCAGCAGGTGTGGGGATCGGGCTTTGCCGCGCCGCTATTCCTGGATACCTTTGACGTCAGGGCCCAGCGTCTGCTGGGCGACAAGCACCTGAAGCTGACGCTGGAACGCGGCCACCAGCGCTTCGACGCCATCTGGTTCGGCCAGACCCAGTTGCTGCCGGAGACGGTGGACGTGGCGTACCGCCTGGAACAGAACATCTGGAA is from Bordetella bronchialis and encodes:
- a CDS encoding ABC transporter ATP-binding protein — translated: MTDLALHAENLTKVYDEGPARIEVLRDVSVSIHRGEMLAIVGASGSGKSTLLHILGLLDVPTHGSVTVDGVDASGLTEGAKSTLRNRSLGFVYQFHHLLPEFSALDNVAMPLIVRRMDREGARKQAQSVLDQVGLAARALHFPGQLSGGERQRVALARALVTRPACVLADEPTGNLDRNTAHSMFELLSRVNRESGTAFAIVTHDRELASRADRQLAMEQGRLV
- a CDS encoding lipoprotein-releasing ABC transporter permease subunit, yielding MARIRQRRGRRDRFISFIAASSMAGIALGVAALIIVLSVMNGFQKDVRDRMLSVLPHIELYVPGGNPDHILSQWQALAQAAERNKEVRAAAPFVAAQGMLVRGEALRGVQVRGIDPQTEGRVSDIPRQMVAGKLDDLKAGSFGIVLGRDLASDLGLQVGDTVLLLAPQASISPAGFAPRMRQFTVVGVFSSGHYEYDSSLAFVDDEDAAKVFRDSGTAGVRLRIDDMQRAPQVAAQLSRELPPYVMASDWTRNNRTWFAAVQTEKRMMFLILALIVAVAAFNLLSSLVMAVKDKQSDIAILRTLGANPGEVARIFLVQGALIGVVGTLLGVAGGMLIAYNIETIVPFIERLLGIHFLPRQIYFISELPSDPEMADIVTIAVTSLVLSLLATLYPSWRASRLQPAQVLRHD
- the recJ gene encoding single-stranded-DNA-specific exonuclease RecJ, with translation MVSPRLTIRSGDAAARRVLEAAGIHPLLARLWAARGVVHPDQTRLSWPAMLPPAHLTCADRAAAILADAIQRGLRLLIVADYDCDGATACAVGLRALRAMGAIVDFLVPNRFETGYGLSPAVVELACRHPAGKPDLIVTVDNGIASVDGVASANAAGIGVLITDHHLPGDRLPDALAIVNPNQPGCGFPSKNLAGVGVIFYLMLALRAELRRRGVYPADGGPRLDALSDLVALGTVADVVKLDANNRLLVTQGLQRIRSGRMQPGLRALYAVAAREPRTASAFDLGFALGPRINAAGRLSDMSLGIACLTTDDEAQALEIARELDTINRDRRSIEATMREQAMAAMQDARDIAGATVCVYDDSWHQGVVGLVASRLKDQFWRPTLAFAPAGEDELRGSGRSIPDVHLRDVLDLVSKRDPTLIRKFGGHAMAAGLTVGRSDFPRFAPAFEAAVRELTGRDNFEPILETDGSLESGYANADVAGLLQQQVWGSGFAAPLFLDTFDVRAQRLLGDKHLKLTLERGHQRFDAIWFGQTQLLPETVDVAYRLEQNIWNGRVSVQLVVEHAG